The Setaria viridis chromosome 9, Setaria_viridis_v4.0, whole genome shotgun sequence sequence AATGGCATCTGTTAGTGAAGTTTCTTTACCTTGCCTGTGATAGATCACTGAGAAAGTGAAAAGTTAAGATGGGTTTCTACACATTACTCATCCTTGTGTAAGCTAAGCTGTAAACAGAAAAAGAACATGAAATGTTCTGCAGATTTACTCGCCTGCATCTGCATGACTGCATGTCTGCATCTGAGGAGCCGGTCTGCTTCCTGTGCTTCCTCTCATCTGGCTGGTCCGAGTGCAGCGTCCTAGGTGGCAGACCGGGCACTTGCGCACCTCACGGACGGGGCGCCGTCCCACGTGTTCCCGGGCCCACGTCGACGGCGCGGATCGATCCTACGTGGCGCCCATCCACGGAGACGGAATCGCCATGTGGCACATACTTATCAGCAAACGAACGGCGTGAGGCGCACCACGTTCACACCTGGATGCGTTCTTATCCGCGCGATCCAACGGACCCGCCCATTCCCCACCATTGCTCGCTTCGCTCTCCTCCTCGAGCTTCAAATCTCTCGAGGGCACAAACCCCACgacaaattttttttccctccttttcCTTGTCTTCGTGGTTCCTGTTCTTGCACCATGCAGAGGTGTTGTTGATGCTTCGATTCATCGCGTCAGCAACCCAGCATCCTCGGCGGCCTTGTTGTTCTTGAATcgaggcagaggaggaaggaggcacCACGGCTCGAGCGGGGATGCCGGACTCGGACAACGACTCCGGCGGCCCGAgcaacgccggcggcgagctttCGTCGCCGCGGGAGCAGGACCGGTTCCTGCCGATCGCCAACGTGAGCCGGATCATGAAGAAGGCGCTCCCGGCGAACGCCAAGATCAGCAAAGACGCCAAGGAGACGGTGCAGGAGTGCGTCTCCGAGTTCATCTCCTTCATCACCGGCGAGGCCTCCGACAAGTGCCAGCGCGAGAAGCGCAAGACCATCAACGGCGACGACCTGCTCTGGGCCATGACCACGCTCGGCTTCGAGGACTACGTCGAGCCGCTCAAGCACTACCTCCACAAGTTCCGCGAGATCGAGGGCGAgagggccgccgcctcctcgggctccgccgccgcgcagcagcagcagggcgacGTCGCAAGGAGCGCCGCCAATGCCGGCGGGTACGCCGGGTacggcgcgcccggcgccggcggcatgatgatgatgatgaggcagCCCATGTACGGCTCAccgcaacagcagcagcatcaacagccgccgccgccgccacagcagcagcagcagcaacaccaaCAGCATCACATGGCaatgggagggagagggggttTCGGCcatcaaggaggaggaggaggtagcggcggcggcggcggctcctcctcgtcgtcggggCTTGGCCGGCAAGACAGGGCGTGAGCTGCCGTGATGCATTCACTACGCTGATACGAGTGTACCTAATTAATTGACGCCGGACCTTGTTTCTACTTGTTGATGTATGCTTACTAATTAATTTGAGGCTCCAATTCGGAACGGTGAATTCTTCCCGTTTCATACGAGAATTGAACTTGTGTTTTGTATGAATTTTTGAGCATTCAAGATAGTCCCTAATGCAAGGGTATTCATTCAGCCATAGGTGAACTATGACTGGTCAAACTGGAACTGGATATTTGTGTTGGGTTACTGTATTGTGCAAAGCTTACTTCGTTGTCACGGTCTCACGGATAGGATCCTTGAAAACACCAAAGGACATGATCTTTGAAAACACCAAAAGGAGTGTTGTGTTTGAGCACCAAATGTATTCATCAGTCAACAGTGTGCTGGTGTATGTGTGTCCGACGAGAGATGACCGCTCTGATGAttaggggagggagggagagagagagagaggggggaattAGGGAGTTAAATAAAGAGTTAAAATCGTTATTAGTATATAAAGTGTGCAATTAGGTACATCATCTCCCAAATTGTTCATTTGAGAATAACAACTTGGCAGGTGGGTATGGTCGTGCGGATGCAGGACGACATGTGGGGAAAAAAATACCACGGAGGCAGCTTACATGTTagctaatgtttttttttaaaagtctTTGCTATCACACGTTAGCTAATACTCGTATTTCAGCTACCAAGTTGGTTTTGCAAAGTATCTTCTGTAAGATCACTATGTCCTGGTTGCAAACTTTCATCAAAGCTAGCGCTATGTCATGACTGATTAAGTTGAAGAAGAGAAGAGGTGGGTGCCTAGATGGTGTAATCGACGTTGATTTAAATATGTTGGGTGTCAGGCTATAATAGAGTGTAGATGTGAGTCGAGGCCATTGGGCAGTGAGTGCACGGGAGATGATATCTAGAGCAGTGCTATATTCTGAACCTACAACTGAATTTCGAGGCTAGAAGAAATTATGGGAACAAAATCTGAAAACGAACGCAACTCAAATTAATGGTAGGATTAGCAAGgacttttctaaaaaaaacatTGCACGTAAGCTGCCTGcgtggttttttttttgaccaCGTGTCATTTCAGTGACCCATCCGCACCTACCTGTCAAGTTGTTGTTCTCAAATGAACAAATTGAGAGATAATATACCTAACCGCACCCACTCACCAGGTTTATGTACTAATGACGTATTAATTCTTAAATAAATATCGATAACATTAAATTCTATTTGAAATTAAGAAATTCAGGGTGTTACAATGCCTTTTTTCTAGACAGTGAGAGGATGATGGCTCCATGCTCATCAAGTTTTACGTGCAAGCTAAGGCCTGCTGAATTAGAATTCTTGTAAGATGGATTTGATTTTGGAACTATTTTACCTTTGGTGTGTATGAGATAATGCGAAGCTCAAGTTGCTGATGCGTGGTCAGAATTCGTAGCATCATACTATCGAAATGAGATATTTTtaattcttcttctttcatGGATAATAATTCTGTGTACTATATAACTTTGGCATCCAATAAATTTCACTATGAACATTTAGAATGCGCAAATTTATAGAAGAATTCAAAGTTGTGCTTGAGAGACCATGGCTATGTTTCAAAACAAAACTAGTTTCTAAGCAATGAGAGAGGGGGCGTATTGCACGACACACTGAAGTATGCACATGACAATAATTCCATTGTAACAGCAACGCATTTGAAACAACACATTATTACACTGCATTGTTTTAACATGGACAAAACGGTACCTCAAAAAACACGAATCGAGCTCAGGGAGCGTAAGGGAAACTAAAATGCTAGGAACCTCTTAATCGAGTTCCCATTGGGCATAAGGTAAATTTAGCTGCCTTGCAACACCGCAACATTGAGTACATTACTTCAACGGGCGGTGATTAATCTGATGCCATAGAATATATGATGGAGCTGATGTCTCTAGCAACATCCTAGGATCATGAGAAATGCCACCCAATCCTTTCATTGCAAATCCAATACTCACTCCATCCCACAATAAGTATTCGTTTAGCTTTCAAATTTTATCCCACAAACAGTGTTTATATTATTTAGCTCATAGTGAGACACTCACACCAATAAAAAAAGTGTATTGAGAAGTGCATATAGCCAATGAAATGATCAATTGGTGATTTTTCCATCAATGAAAATTTGAAACTTCTCCATCGAAATGTGTTTAACAAAGGATGTGCAGAAATGAGTTTGGTGATGTTCTGGTCTTCTAGAGTGGATGTTGTTTCTCTCGTGATGGGCAGTG is a genomic window containing:
- the LOC117838376 gene encoding nuclear transcription factor Y subunit B-3, which produces MPDSDNDSGGPSNAGGELSSPREQDRFLPIANVSRIMKKALPANAKISKDAKETVQECVSEFISFITGEASDKCQREKRKTINGDDLLWAMTTLGFEDYVEPLKHYLHKFREIEGERAAASSGSAAAQQQQGDVARSAANAGGYAGYGAPGAGGMMMMMRQPMYGSPQQQQHQQPPPPPQQQQQQHQQHHMAMGGRGGFGHQGGGGGSGGGGGSSSSSGLGRQDRA